The Candidatus Mycolicibacterium alkanivorans genome contains a region encoding:
- a CDS encoding ISAs1 family transposase, translated as MPALSVSPVDSITEALARWQSGERVRVLRTELLDVLAQVPDPRDARGVRYSLMALLAVAILATAAGMRSYAGFATWAASAPQDVLAQLGIRYRRPSEKTFRTVLSRLDAADLDRRLGAYFTALAVAQSAAGDALLVVALDGKTLRGARRAGAAAVHVVSVFAHHARLVLGQLAVADKSNEIPCVRALLRLFGHVRLLVTIDAMHTQTKTAKLICSTLKSHYLMTVKSNQPSLLARIKAMPWAQVPVTFAEPSERGHGRIETRTLKTLTASRGIGFPYAKQIAEVTRERVVTATGVRSIETVYAICSVAFEQAPPKLIASWLRRHWGIENSVHWVRDVSYDEDRSTVRTGTAPQTMAALRNTAMNLHRLAGATNIAEACRTTAFSSNNALQLFTNPHIPSSQAC; from the coding sequence GTGCCTGCCCTGTCAGTATCACCCGTGGACTCGATCACCGAGGCGTTGGCTCGCTGGCAATCCGGCGAACGCGTCCGTGTGCTGCGCACCGAGCTGTTGGACGTGCTGGCGCAGGTTCCTGATCCACGTGATGCACGTGGCGTGAGGTACTCATTGATGGCGCTGTTGGCGGTGGCGATCCTGGCTACGGCGGCCGGCATGCGCTCCTACGCGGGGTTCGCCACGTGGGCAGCGAGTGCACCGCAGGATGTTCTCGCGCAGTTGGGTATTCGGTATCGACGCCCGAGCGAGAAGACGTTTCGGACCGTACTGTCGCGTCTGGATGCCGCCGACCTGGACCGCCGCCTCGGTGCATACTTCACCGCGCTGGCTGTCGCGCAGTCCGCCGCCGGCGACGCGCTGTTGGTGGTGGCGCTGGATGGCAAGACGTTGCGAGGAGCACGCCGCGCCGGAGCGGCGGCGGTCCATGTGGTGTCGGTGTTCGCCCATCACGCCCGGCTGGTGCTCGGGCAGCTCGCCGTCGCGGACAAGAGCAACGAAATACCCTGCGTCCGTGCGCTACTCAGACTGTTTGGGCACGTCCGGCTCCTGGTGACCATCGACGCAATGCATACCCAGACCAAGACCGCCAAGCTGATCTGCAGCACCCTGAAATCCCACTACCTGATGACGGTGAAGTCGAATCAGCCCAGCCTGCTGGCCCGCATCAAGGCCATGCCGTGGGCGCAGGTGCCAGTTACCTTCGCCGAGCCGTCCGAACGCGGTCACGGCCGCATTGAAACACGAACACTCAAGACACTGACCGCATCCCGCGGAATCGGGTTTCCCTACGCCAAGCAGATCGCCGAGGTCACCCGTGAACGGGTCGTGACTGCCACCGGTGTTCGCTCGATCGAGACTGTCTATGCCATCTGCAGTGTTGCGTTCGAACAGGCCCCACCCAAGCTGATCGCCTCCTGGCTGCGCCGGCACTGGGGCATCGAGAATTCGGTGCACTGGGTACGTGATGTCAGTTACGACGAGGACCGCTCGACCGTGCGCACCGGCACCGCGCCCCAAACCATGGCCGCTCTACGTAACACCGCCATGAATCTGCACCGCCTCGCCGGAGCCACCAACATTGCCGAAGCCTGCCGCACAACGGCATTCAGCAGCAACAACGCCCTGCAACTCTTCACGAATCCACATATCCCCAGCTCACAGGCATGCTAA
- a CDS encoding class I SAM-dependent methyltransferase, translating to MSTLRTHDDTWDIATSVGSTAVMVAAARARETDRPDALIRDPHARILVTEAGTGMWESILDDSMAERVATADPEAAAIFAHMGNYQAVRTHFFDAYFTDAVAAGIRQVVILASGLDSRAYRLDWPAGTHVFEIDQPKVLGYKAQTLAAHGVRPAAALHEVPIDLRQDWPAALKEHGFDPSQPTAWLAEGLLMYLPADAQDRLFEQIAELSAPGSRVSAEAVGHRDESRRAEFRARFEKVADQLGIERKIDIGDLTYNDPDRADVTEWLNAHGWTASGISSVEEMRRLGRWTEVPMATDPNAFATFVIGERP from the coding sequence ATGAGCACCCTGCGCACCCACGACGACACCTGGGATATCGCGACCAGCGTCGGATCGACCGCCGTGATGGTCGCCGCCGCCCGAGCCCGCGAGACTGACCGCCCGGACGCGCTGATCCGCGACCCGCACGCCCGAATCCTCGTCACCGAGGCCGGTACCGGGATGTGGGAGAGCATCCTGGACGACTCCATGGCCGAGCGGGTGGCCACGGCCGACCCGGAAGCCGCCGCGATCTTCGCCCACATGGGCAACTACCAGGCCGTGCGCACCCACTTCTTCGACGCGTACTTCACCGATGCCGTCGCCGCCGGCATCCGCCAGGTGGTGATCCTGGCCTCGGGCCTGGACTCGCGCGCCTACCGGCTGGACTGGCCGGCCGGCACCCACGTCTTCGAGATCGACCAACCGAAGGTCCTCGGGTACAAGGCTCAGACGCTGGCCGCGCACGGAGTGCGTCCCGCGGCAGCTCTGCACGAGGTGCCGATCGATCTGCGCCAGGACTGGCCCGCGGCGTTGAAGGAACATGGCTTCGACCCATCCCAGCCGACCGCATGGCTCGCGGAAGGCCTGCTGATGTATCTGCCCGCCGACGCTCAGGACCGGCTCTTCGAACAGATCGCCGAGCTGAGCGCGCCCGGCAGCCGGGTCTCGGCCGAGGCCGTCGGGCACCGGGACGAGAGCCGCCGCGCGGAGTTCCGGGCGCGCTTCGAGAAGGTCGCCGACCAACTCGGCATCGAGCGCAAGATCGACATCGGCGACCTCACCTACAACGACCCCGACCGGGCCGACGTCACCGAATGGCTCAACGCCCACGGCTGGACGGCTTCGGGCATCTCCTCGGTCGAGGAGATGCGCCGGCTGGGGCGGTGGACCGAGGTGCCGATGGCCACCGATCCAAACGCTTTCGCCACCTTCGTCATCGGCGAGCGCCCCTGA
- a CDS encoding ISL3 family transposase, translating into MSRVFATGLGDQNMVIEDVMIQTETTGRKQPKTSEVLVFSVRPKASQAGRCSRCRKRCPGYDAGGRDGDGVRRWRTLDVGTTKAYLQAAAPRVACGEHGVVVAHVPWARPGAKHTWAFEDTCAWLAAHTALSVLTVLLRIAWRTVAAIVTRVVADGRDTNDLLAGLSRIGIDEIAYRKGHRYLTCVVDHTTGRLVWAGEGRNQDTLGRFFDELGAERAAALTHVSCDGAEWIHALVRARAPQALICLDAFHVVAWAMKALDKVRVRTMTSAGITDRHAMWATRKNPAELTGEQRTSLAEIADTNATLYRGYLLKEQLREVFRVKGTHGRQLLAGWLSWASHSRIPEFVALARSIRRYRDLIWNTLDHGLSNARSEATNTHLRALTKRAYGFHSPDALIGMAMLTRGGLCPALPGRK; encoded by the coding sequence ATGTCCAGGGTATTCGCGACCGGTCTGGGTGACCAGAACATGGTGATCGAGGACGTGATGATCCAGACCGAGACCACGGGCCGCAAGCAGCCGAAGACCAGCGAGGTGCTGGTGTTCTCGGTGCGGCCCAAGGCGTCGCAGGCAGGCCGTTGCTCACGGTGTCGCAAGCGGTGCCCGGGCTATGACGCCGGCGGCCGGGACGGGGACGGGGTCAGGCGGTGGCGGACCCTGGATGTGGGAACCACGAAGGCGTATCTGCAGGCCGCGGCACCGCGGGTGGCATGCGGCGAGCACGGGGTGGTGGTGGCGCATGTGCCGTGGGCGCGCCCGGGTGCCAAACACACCTGGGCATTCGAGGACACCTGCGCGTGGCTGGCCGCCCACACCGCATTGAGTGTGCTCACGGTGCTGCTGCGGATCGCCTGGCGCACCGTGGCGGCGATCGTGACCAGGGTGGTGGCCGATGGCCGCGACACCAACGATCTGCTCGCGGGACTGTCGCGGATCGGCATCGACGAGATCGCCTACCGCAAGGGGCACCGCTACTTGACGTGCGTGGTTGACCACACGACAGGCCGGCTGGTGTGGGCCGGCGAGGGCCGCAACCAGGACACGCTGGGCCGGTTCTTCGACGAGCTGGGCGCCGAGCGGGCCGCAGCATTGACGCATGTGAGCTGCGACGGCGCGGAATGGATCCACGCCCTGGTGCGTGCACGCGCGCCGCAGGCGCTGATTTGCCTGGACGCCTTCCATGTCGTGGCCTGGGCCATGAAGGCACTGGACAAGGTGCGGGTACGCACCATGACCAGCGCCGGGATCACCGATCGGCATGCGATGTGGGCGACCCGCAAGAACCCGGCCGAGTTGACCGGCGAGCAGCGCACCAGCCTCGCGGAGATCGCCGACACCAACGCCACCCTGTACCGGGGGTATCTGCTCAAAGAGCAGCTACGCGAGGTCTTTCGGGTCAAAGGCACCCACGGGCGGCAGCTACTGGCCGGGTGGTTGTCGTGGGCCTCGCACTCGCGCATCCCCGAATTCGTTGCGCTGGCCCGCAGCATCCGCCGCTACCGCGACCTGATCTGGAACACCCTCGATCACGGACTGTCCAACGCCCGCTCCGAGGCCACCAACACCCACCTGCGGGCATTGACCAAACGCGCCTACGGATTCCACAGCCCTGACGCCCTGATCGGCATGGCCATGCTCACCCGAGGCGGCCTCTGCCCAGCACTACCAGGACGAAAATGA
- a CDS encoding TetR/AcrR family transcriptional regulator has protein sequence MATVATREAYFETGLEVLADLGFGGLKLAEVCHRLGVTTGSFYHYFSSWPAYSRELIAYWVQDRTMRMARAFNAVTDPRQRMQVIIRAVLSLPHGAEAAIRSWSSVDPEVYKVQVEVDEERYRVCYDYAMDIVRDERQAEVFADWCVYMLVGYEQATLPRDPRVYEWISSQMLDALDSGSFSTVPPR, from the coding sequence ATGGCCACTGTCGCCACCAGAGAGGCGTACTTCGAGACGGGCCTCGAAGTACTCGCCGATCTGGGCTTCGGCGGACTGAAGCTGGCCGAGGTGTGCCACCGGCTCGGAGTCACCACGGGGTCGTTCTACCACTATTTCTCCAGCTGGCCGGCCTACAGCCGGGAGCTGATCGCCTACTGGGTGCAGGACCGCACCATGCGAATGGCCAGGGCCTTCAATGCGGTGACCGATCCGCGGCAGCGGATGCAGGTCATCATCCGCGCCGTGCTGTCGCTCCCGCACGGCGCCGAAGCCGCGATCAGGTCGTGGAGTTCGGTGGACCCCGAGGTCTACAAGGTCCAGGTCGAGGTCGACGAGGAGCGCTACCGGGTCTGCTACGACTATGCGATGGATATCGTCCGCGACGAGCGGCAGGCCGAGGTGTTCGCCGACTGGTGCGTCTACATGCTGGTCGGCTACGAACAGGCGACCCTGCCCCGCGATCCGCGGGTCTACGAGTGGATCAGCAGCCAGATGCTCGACGCGCTCGACTCCGGCAGCTTCAGCACCGTGCCGCCCCGGTGA
- a CDS encoding TetR/AcrR family transcriptional regulator: MAHTASRGPGRPPAAKAAETRERIMRAAREVFSELGYDAATFQAIAIRADLTRPAINHYFASKRLLYQEVMEQTNGMLIESAVQHSQRESALAGRMRAFLRAAVEAQGEDRSVAAFLATSVLESQRHPDLNQEDNESLTFTRGFVTSAIKDAIEGGEIRPDVDVDAAAEMLMAVMWGLGFYAGFVGDQERLITITDQFLQLLNGQMWRAADPA, translated from the coding sequence ATGGCGCACACAGCCAGTCGAGGTCCCGGACGGCCGCCTGCAGCTAAGGCGGCGGAGACGCGTGAGCGCATCATGCGCGCCGCCCGCGAGGTGTTCAGCGAACTCGGTTACGACGCCGCGACCTTCCAGGCAATCGCGATCCGCGCCGACCTGACGCGCCCCGCCATCAACCATTACTTCGCCAGTAAACGGCTCCTCTATCAAGAGGTCATGGAGCAGACCAACGGAATGCTCATCGAATCGGCCGTCCAGCACTCCCAGCGGGAGAGCGCGCTGGCCGGACGGATGCGTGCGTTTCTGCGCGCAGCTGTCGAGGCCCAGGGTGAGGACCGCTCTGTCGCAGCCTTCCTGGCGACCTCCGTCCTGGAGTCGCAGCGTCATCCCGACCTGAACCAGGAAGACAACGAGTCGCTGACCTTCACCCGCGGGTTCGTTACCTCGGCGATCAAAGACGCCATCGAGGGAGGCGAGATCCGGCCCGACGTCGACGTGGACGCCGCCGCCGAGATGTTGATGGCGGTCATGTGGGGCCTCGGCTTCTACGCCGGATTCGTCGGTGACCAGGAGCGACTGATCACGATCACCGATCAGTTCCTGCAGTTGCTCAACGGCCAGATGTGGCGCGCGGCTGACCCTGCATGA
- a CDS encoding ISL3 family transposase has protein sequence MRDTELYRHLLGLETPWKVGRVELSATDGRVDVWVEHPAQTRFACPDCKRELSVYDHSAERAWRHLDSCAFLTFLHASPPRVDCPEHGVRQVGLPWAEPHSRFTTLFERLAIDVLAACDVASAAKLLRISWDQAWHLMDRAVARGLAAKPLNVPAHVGVDEKAAGKGQDYITVVSDLDAGTVEYIADERRQASLDGYFEKFTAEQRAGIEAVAMDMWEPFAASVRTHLSDADDKIVFDRYHLMGYLTKAVDTVRKAENRALAVTGDKSLAGSKYLWLYSAENLPARHHDRFAALRGADLKTGRAWTIKEDLRHFWSYKRRGWAAKHFKRWYFWATHSRLKPIIDAAKTLKRHEAGLLSYFAQGSGVVD, from the coding sequence ATGCGCGACACCGAGCTGTACCGCCATCTGCTGGGACTGGAGACTCCGTGGAAGGTGGGGCGGGTCGAGCTGTCAGCAACCGACGGGCGAGTGGACGTATGGGTTGAGCATCCGGCCCAGACCCGGTTCGCCTGCCCGGACTGCAAACGCGAACTGTCGGTCTATGACCACTCGGCTGAGCGGGCGTGGCGGCATTTGGACTCGTGTGCGTTTTTGACGTTCCTGCATGCCAGTCCGCCGCGGGTGGACTGTCCCGAACACGGGGTGCGTCAGGTTGGGTTGCCGTGGGCCGAGCCGCACTCGCGGTTCACGACGTTGTTCGAGCGGCTGGCGATCGACGTGCTCGCCGCGTGCGACGTAGCGTCTGCCGCCAAGTTGCTGCGCATCAGCTGGGACCAGGCGTGGCACCTGATGGACCGTGCCGTGGCCCGCGGCCTGGCCGCCAAACCGCTGAACGTACCGGCCCACGTCGGGGTCGATGAGAAGGCGGCCGGCAAGGGACAGGACTACATCACCGTGGTCAGTGACCTGGACGCGGGCACCGTGGAATATATCGCCGACGAGCGCCGACAGGCCAGCCTGGACGGCTACTTCGAGAAGTTCACCGCCGAGCAGCGGGCCGGTATCGAGGCGGTGGCGATGGACATGTGGGAGCCCTTCGCCGCCTCGGTACGCACGCACCTGAGCGACGCCGACGACAAGATCGTCTTCGACCGCTACCACCTGATGGGCTATCTGACCAAGGCCGTGGACACCGTGCGCAAGGCCGAGAACCGGGCGTTGGCCGTCACCGGCGACAAGAGCCTGGCCGGCAGCAAGTACCTGTGGCTGTACTCGGCCGAGAACCTTCCCGCACGCCACCACGACCGCTTCGCCGCCCTGCGCGGCGCCGACCTGAAAACCGGCCGTGCCTGGACGATCAAGGAAGACCTGCGCCACTTCTGGTCCTACAAACGCCGCGGCTGGGCGGCCAAGCACTTCAAGCGCTGGTACTTCTGGGCCACCCACTCCCGGCTCAAGCCGATCATCGACGCAGCAAAGACGTTAAAGCGCCACGAAGCGGGGCTGCTGTCCTACTTCGCCCAGGGCTCCGGCGTTGTTGATTAG
- a CDS encoding FUSC family protein: MTRTDSVEPAHRDVGGWRRAANRIRTRDPEHDGARRALRAAIVIPVAAAVSFAVGGGSQTPLFTIFGSIALLIVVDFPGNMNTRALAYTGLGFNGAVLISVGTLAAPVPWLAVSLMFVLGALVSFAGVLSEIIAAGQRATLLTFVLPICTPGGPLGERLLGWAIALAICMPAALFLFPPRHHGELRRHAAAVCQVLAARIEGTATGADLTGAMDALRANFLGAAYRPVALTAGSRALVRVVDDLQWLCDRVTDDTGGLLGSMAEPAVRVLRDCARILGITRPADRAGARADLSTALAELRTIAVGSYRQDIVDILAEPDEAAAVELGRTLLSRRTIGATIAVTGRLIASAAAADARPAWARVLGRQLPETGVADRVYSETAAVTALMTGYLVTRAVTVRNSARTGLGLALAVLVTFVFPVQHGFWVVLGALSVLRSSALTTGTSMLRAVTGTVIGFVIGAVVIELLGIDPVVMWVLLPVVAFGSAYVPEIGSFTASQAAFTMMVLIVFNLIVPTGWKVGLIRVEDVVVGACVGVVVSLLLWPRGAKTSVQRAIDASCEVGSRYLRAAVNRVTRGAFEQAENRVNALSHDALTASRTLDDAVRQYLSESSGPIDSRAPVVRASNRAIRLRTAADLIADIVPPPLGVYPQARQVLETHTTAVCARLDGSDPNASLPPISDALVPALRAEAAAGELTVSAALPLVTAAANIGELELTYPPAAAADPAHT, encoded by the coding sequence GTGACCCGGACCGATTCCGTCGAGCCCGCGCACCGCGATGTGGGTGGCTGGCGCCGGGCGGCCAACCGGATCCGCACGCGCGACCCCGAACACGACGGGGCGCGGCGCGCACTGCGTGCAGCCATCGTCATCCCCGTCGCGGCGGCGGTCAGCTTCGCCGTCGGCGGCGGTTCGCAGACACCGCTGTTCACGATCTTCGGTTCGATCGCCCTACTGATCGTCGTGGACTTTCCCGGCAACATGAACACCCGCGCGCTGGCCTACACCGGTCTTGGCTTCAACGGCGCGGTGCTGATCAGCGTTGGAACTCTGGCCGCTCCCGTGCCGTGGCTGGCGGTCTCGCTGATGTTCGTCCTGGGTGCGCTGGTCAGTTTCGCCGGTGTGCTCAGCGAGATCATCGCGGCCGGCCAACGCGCGACGCTGCTTACGTTCGTGCTGCCGATCTGCACGCCGGGGGGCCCGCTGGGTGAACGGCTGCTGGGATGGGCGATCGCGCTGGCCATCTGCATGCCCGCCGCACTGTTTCTGTTCCCGCCGCGCCACCACGGTGAGCTGCGCCGTCATGCGGCCGCGGTGTGCCAGGTGCTGGCCGCGCGGATCGAGGGCACCGCGACGGGCGCCGACCTCACCGGGGCGATGGATGCCTTGCGCGCCAATTTCCTGGGCGCGGCGTACCGGCCGGTGGCCCTGACCGCTGGCAGTCGCGCCTTGGTCCGGGTCGTCGACGACCTGCAGTGGTTGTGCGATCGCGTCACTGACGACACCGGCGGCCTGCTCGGGTCGATGGCCGAGCCCGCGGTGCGGGTGCTCCGCGACTGCGCCCGCATCCTGGGCATCACCCGCCCGGCCGACCGGGCCGGTGCGCGTGCCGATCTGAGCACCGCCCTGGCCGAGCTGCGAACCATCGCGGTGGGCAGCTACCGGCAGGACATCGTCGACATCCTCGCCGAGCCGGACGAGGCCGCCGCTGTCGAACTGGGCCGCACACTGCTGAGCCGACGCACCATCGGCGCCACGATCGCCGTCACCGGGCGCCTGATCGCCAGTGCCGCGGCGGCCGATGCCCGCCCGGCATGGGCCCGCGTGCTGGGCAGGCAGCTTCCCGAAACCGGTGTGGCCGACCGGGTTTACTCCGAGACCGCGGCGGTCACCGCGCTGATGACCGGCTATCTGGTGACCCGAGCTGTCACCGTGCGCAACAGCGCGCGAACCGGCCTCGGCCTGGCCCTGGCCGTGCTGGTGACATTCGTGTTTCCGGTCCAGCATGGGTTCTGGGTGGTGCTGGGGGCGCTGTCGGTCCTGCGCAGCAGCGCCCTGACTACCGGAACGAGCATGCTGCGCGCGGTCACCGGCACCGTGATCGGCTTCGTCATCGGCGCCGTCGTCATCGAGTTGCTCGGCATCGATCCCGTCGTGATGTGGGTGCTGCTGCCCGTGGTGGCGTTCGGGTCGGCCTACGTGCCCGAGATCGGCTCGTTCACCGCCAGTCAGGCCGCCTTCACCATGATGGTGCTGATCGTGTTCAACCTGATCGTGCCCACCGGGTGGAAGGTCGGCTTGATCCGGGTCGAGGACGTGGTGGTCGGGGCGTGCGTCGGCGTCGTCGTCTCGCTATTGCTGTGGCCACGCGGCGCCAAAACGTCGGTACAGCGGGCCATCGACGCGTCCTGCGAGGTGGGGTCGCGCTACCTGCGCGCGGCGGTGAACCGGGTCACCCGCGGCGCGTTCGAGCAGGCCGAGAACCGGGTCAACGCCCTGAGCCATGATGCGCTCACGGCATCTCGGACATTGGATGATGCTGTACGCCAATACCTTTCGGAAAGTAGCGGACCTATCGACTCACGTGCGCCAGTGGTGCGGGCATCCAACCGCGCCATTCGGCTGCGCACGGCCGCCGATCTCATCGCCGACATTGTGCCGCCACCGCTCGGGGTGTATCCGCAGGCGCGTCAGGTGCTCGAGACCCACACCACGGCGGTGTGCGCCCGCCTCGACGGCAGCGATCCCAACGCATCGCTCCCCCCGATCAGCGACGCATTGGTGCCCGCCCTGCGTGCCGAGGCCGCTGCAGGCGAGCTCACCGTTTCGGCGGCCCTGCCATTGGTGACCGCGGCGGCCAACATCGGCGAGCTCGAGCTGACCTATCCGCCGGCGGCTGCCGCCGACCCCGCACACACCTAG
- a CDS encoding NAD(P)/FAD-dependent oxidoreductase — translation MNTTAKHKVLIVGGGTAGITVAARLLRKGYTDVAVIEPSDKHYYQPLWTLVGGGQAKAASTERPEASVMPKDATWIRKSAEAFDPDNNTVTCLDGASYEYDVLVVCPGIQLDWNRTEGLEETLGRDGVSSNYRFDLAPRTWDFIRDLRSGTAVFTVPTGAIKCAGAPQKIAYLAADYWRKQGVLKDIDVHLVMPAPRPFGIPAIADSLDKVIAGYGIHLHSSSEMKSVDASVRKVAVASVGEGGNEIKLPYDMLHAVPQQSAPDWIKSSPLSAGDAAGYVDINKHTMQHVRYPNVFSLGDAGSSPNSKTGAAIRKQAPVVVENIDAFLKNRPLRGSYDGYSSCPIITSSHAMLLAEFDYDLNLTPSFPLLDPTKPHWAYWYLKKYGLPFLYWNLMLKGLA, via the coding sequence ATGAACACCACCGCCAAACACAAGGTCCTGATCGTCGGCGGCGGCACGGCCGGTATCACCGTCGCAGCGCGCCTCCTACGGAAGGGCTACACCGACGTCGCGGTCATCGAACCCTCGGACAAGCACTACTACCAGCCGCTGTGGACGCTCGTCGGCGGCGGCCAGGCCAAGGCGGCGTCAACCGAACGGCCCGAAGCCTCGGTGATGCCCAAGGACGCCACCTGGATCCGCAAGTCCGCCGAGGCGTTCGACCCGGACAACAACACAGTGACATGCCTCGACGGTGCCAGCTATGAATACGACGTGCTGGTGGTGTGCCCGGGTATCCAGCTCGACTGGAACCGCACCGAGGGGCTTGAGGAAACGCTGGGCCGCGACGGTGTGTCGTCCAATTACCGGTTCGACCTCGCTCCGCGGACGTGGGATTTCATCCGCGACCTGCGTTCGGGCACCGCGGTGTTCACCGTTCCCACCGGTGCGATCAAGTGCGCTGGCGCGCCCCAGAAGATCGCCTACCTGGCCGCCGACTATTGGCGGAAACAGGGCGTGCTCAAGGACATCGACGTCCACCTCGTCATGCCCGCGCCGCGGCCGTTCGGAATTCCGGCGATCGCTGACAGCCTCGACAAGGTGATCGCAGGCTATGGGATTCACCTGCACAGCAGCTCCGAGATGAAATCCGTTGATGCCAGCGTGCGCAAGGTCGCGGTGGCCAGCGTCGGCGAGGGCGGCAACGAGATCAAGTTGCCCTACGACATGCTCCACGCCGTGCCCCAGCAGTCGGCCCCGGACTGGATCAAGTCGAGTCCACTGTCGGCCGGTGATGCGGCCGGATACGTCGATATCAACAAGCACACGATGCAGCATGTGCGCTATCCCAACGTGTTCAGCCTCGGTGATGCCGGTTCCTCGCCCAATTCCAAGACCGGCGCCGCAATCCGCAAGCAAGCGCCAGTCGTGGTCGAGAACATCGACGCGTTCCTGAAGAACCGGCCGCTGCGCGGATCCTATGACGGCTACTCGTCATGCCCAATAATCACGTCATCGCACGCGATGCTGCTGGCGGAGTTCGACTACGACCTGAACTTGACGCCGTCCTTCCCACTGCTCGACCCGACCAAGCCGCACTGGGCGTACTGGTACCTCAAGAAGTACGGTCTGCCGTTCCTGTATTGGAACCTCATGCTCAAAGGCCTGGCCTGA
- a CDS encoding HPr family phosphocarrier protein produces the protein MHTKAVIVGSAIGLHARPAAIISEAVVKAGAPVTLTMEGGEPVDAGSALMIMTLGAGNGAEVTVASEDEATCKAIAELVQQDLDA, from the coding sequence ATGCACACCAAGGCCGTCATCGTCGGCTCGGCGATCGGATTGCACGCCCGCCCGGCGGCTATCATTTCGGAAGCCGTTGTCAAAGCCGGTGCCCCGGTAACGCTGACGATGGAGGGCGGTGAGCCGGTGGACGCCGGTTCGGCGCTGATGATCATGACGCTGGGCGCCGGCAACGGGGCCGAGGTCACCGTCGCCTCCGAGGACGAGGCGACCTGCAAGGCCATCGCCGAACTGGTTCAGCAGGACCTCGACGCCTGA
- a CDS encoding ISL3 family transposase, producing the protein MRASTLLNSLLGLSGVRAGKTAVCDGELRVTVSLRRRRLCCPQCSFSTGHRYDTREVDSSWRHLDMGGRICRILLRRRRLRCPDHGVLAEGVPFARPDSRHTRDFEDLVAWLVTKADKTTVSSFARVAWRTVGAICERVVADVLDPDRLCGLVDIGVDEISWRKHHRYLTLVSDHDSGTIVWGKPGKDTDTLGAFFDELPDGGASLEAVSMDMGPAYAKAVRERAPAAVICFDPFHVVKVVTDALEAVRRQVWQAARTLPDQRIAKTFKGARWALLKNPADLTDTQAQTLREMKRNGGILWRAYQLKEALREVFAGDLDTATVAELLNRWCARAQRSRIPEFIKAGRTIRKHRAGIDAALERGLSNGRHEGLNTKVRLLIRRAYGFHSAKAALALILLACGPVTLKLPYHTGGHPHSCQ; encoded by the coding sequence GTGCGCGCATCAACCCTACTCAATTCCCTCCTCGGACTGTCTGGGGTGCGGGCCGGCAAGACCGCTGTGTGCGACGGCGAGCTGCGGGTGACGGTTAGCTTGCGCCGTCGGCGGCTGTGCTGCCCGCAGTGTTCGTTTAGCACCGGGCACCGCTATGACACCCGTGAGGTGGACTCATCGTGGCGGCATCTGGACATGGGTGGGCGGATATGTCGGATCCTGTTGCGGCGCAGACGGCTGCGCTGCCCGGACCACGGTGTGCTGGCCGAGGGCGTGCCGTTTGCGCGCCCCGATTCCCGGCACACCCGCGACTTCGAGGACCTGGTGGCGTGGCTGGTCACCAAGGCCGACAAGACCACCGTCAGCAGCTTTGCCCGTGTCGCCTGGCGCACCGTGGGCGCGATCTGTGAGCGGGTCGTCGCCGACGTGTTAGACCCCGACCGGCTGTGCGGGCTGGTCGACATCGGCGTCGATGAGATCTCCTGGCGCAAACACCACCGGTATTTGACGCTGGTCTCCGACCACGACAGCGGCACCATCGTGTGGGGCAAACCCGGTAAGGACACCGACACCTTGGGCGCATTCTTCGACGAGCTGCCCGACGGCGGCGCATCCCTGGAGGCGGTGTCGATGGACATGGGACCGGCCTACGCCAAAGCCGTGCGCGAGCGGGCACCAGCGGCGGTCATCTGCTTTGATCCCTTCCACGTTGTCAAAGTCGTCACCGATGCGCTTGAGGCGGTGCGCCGCCAGGTCTGGCAGGCCGCCCGCACACTGCCCGATCAGCGCATCGCCAAGACGTTCAAGGGCGCTCGCTGGGCGCTGCTGAAGAATCCTGCCGACCTCACCGACACCCAAGCCCAAACCCTACGGGAGATGAAACGCAACGGTGGAATACTTTGGCGCGCCTACCAACTCAAGGAAGCACTTCGCGAGGTATTCGCCGGCGACCTCGACACGGCCACCGTCGCCGAACTGCTCAATCGCTGGTGCGCACGAGCCCAACGCAGCCGCATCCCCGAGTTCATTAAGGCCGGACGCACCATCCGTAAACACCGCGCCGGCATCGACGCCGCCCTCGAGCGCGGACTCTCCAACGGACGCCATGAAGGGCTCAACACCAAGGTGCGGCTTCTCATCCGACGCGCCTACGGCTTCCACAGTGCCAAGGCCGCCCTCGCGCTCATCCTCCTAGCCTGCGGACCCGTCACCCTGAAGCTCCCATACCACACAGGAGGTCATCCACATTCATGTCAGTAG